From a region of the Drosophila virilis strain 15010-1051.87 chromosome 3, Dvir_AGI_RSII-ME, whole genome shotgun sequence genome:
- the comm gene encoding protein commissureless 1 → MSLTITTTDYPLPETTVSSGELYAEYISAPASSMSPAAIAEHMQQNQITFEIPTAHDLRHIDALHSFNTLLQRIGNAAVGYDSSPPASISTEQLSNSVVLDLADLREHNDANANSVWEQIFGDADMHAIVNYLWIGVVTSLVLLSLVFIMFSCYFYRKFRTWKKCNKDIRAQIHAADDSYSSHGASHHLISCRFLQQPAAGSGVASAGGSATAGGNEAAFYQIESPPCYTIATGLPSYDEALHHQPRHFAYGMKFVYPSLAAVHHHHHHHSHSHNNQRACISSWEKDAVQQCSSNKLQKCKLSATDEQTQTQTQAQTQTQTQAQTLEDKASPAICINMPDELEQRNELVHRNGASSAASTAAAETLLPAAAVDDDCASLVVVVAA, encoded by the exons ATGTCGCTAACCATCACAACTACAGATTATCCGCTGCCGGAGACAACGGTCAGCAGCGGGGAGCTATACGCCGAGTACATCTCCGCACCGGCGAGCAGCATGAGTCCCGCCGCCATCGCGGAGCACATGCAGCAGAACCAAATCACATTCGAGATACCCACAGCGCACGATCTGCGCCACATTGACGCACTGCACTCGTTCAACACGCTGCTGCAGCGGATTGGCAATGCGGCCGTTGGCTACGATTCGTCGCCGCCGGCCAGCATCAGTACGGAGCAGCTGTCGAATTCGGTGGTGCTGGATCTGGCGGATCTGCGCGAGCACAACGATGCGAACGCCAATTCGGTGTGGGAGCAAATCTTTGGCGATGCGGACATGCATGCCATTGTGAACTATCTGTGGATTGGTGTGGTCACCTCGCTGGTGCTGCTCTCCCTGGTCTTCATTATGTTCAGCTGTTATTTCTATCGCAAGTTTCGGACCTGGAAAAAATGCA ACAAGGACATACGCGCACAGATACATGCCGCCGACGACTCCTACTCCTCGCATGGCGCCAGTCATCACCTGATCAGCTGCCGATTCCTGCAGCAGCCTGCcgctggcagcggcgtcgccaGCGCTGGCGGCAGTGCAACGGCCGGGGGCAATGAGGCGGCCTTCTATCAAATTGAATCGCCGCCCTGTTACACAATTGCCACCGGGCTGCCCAGCTACGATGAGGCGCTGCATCATCAGCCACGTCATTTTGCCTACGGCATGAAGTTTGTGTATCCCAGCCTGGCGGCTGtgcaccatcatcatcatcatcacagtcacagtcacaatAATCAGCGTGCGTGCATTAGCAGCTGGGAGAAGGACGCAGTGCAGCAGTGCAGTTCGAATAAGCTGCAAAAGTGCAAACTGTCAGCAACAGACGAACAAACGCAGACACAGACGCAGGCACAGActcagacacagacacaggcacagACACTGGAGGACAAAGCCTCGCCAGCCATTTGCATTAACATGCCGGATGAGCTGGAGCAGCGGAATGAGCTGGTGCATCGAAATGGGGCGTCCAGTGCAGCGTCGACAGCTGCGGCAGAAACTTTGCTGCCGGCGGcagctgttgatgatgattgCGCCTcattggttgttgttgttgccgcgtGA
- the LOC6622118 gene encoding uncharacterized transmembrane protein DDB_G0289901 → MSATYENYVYYKKARRRFSIKTYILLFVWQILAILQWAVVCLIDEIRDFFIEYYYICFVAFILAVLLFGIFIFVEKLRYIPVLNFIICLIIVELQIIALFALVARTYWMDLIIFFVICFVLLWLFILIGSVLPRKLDLTLDVAILFIVGFLFLAIAIYFLMYRFLVHQVEIHSYIVFEVAVTIIILFFVMYHAQTINGGRFAEMRLNDALLGSLILFHDFLIIYWLTFYWQILERPFTPDDWEYFSTMTDTSSTASTTPKDYKDKGDANKVQGQRHLDDDQDDNEDEVEDKDADDGQEDDKEEDVKKVKSRGRDRDQEQEEDAEEDEAPNANRRRKPSYNTGGDDDRGTGSKRGPSKASRRRLYSPKNPKLNARENPDAGSDADASSGHVAGVVSGDKADGAAGGVVDNEPKSARINAVGDKLAVDDARSSSVTTVEGAEPGAAADEDGALSVGASAEESKANDGAVEDAERLNVDLASGAAEHGQHAEAANDASGAGAGAGADADGGANMGGDEQEGIVSAGVDGAAGEDNSDRKDSVDPLGRDQYSGNISAGNDPGGAAGGDVGGDVGSIVAGDDAGDVRDVSGAAYGATDGVAGGNAGGDVGGDAGSDVGGDVGGDVGENVGNVVGGDVRSDVGGDLRDISGATGGAAGGKTDGDVADEARRDVGGDVGADVGGDIGNVVGGDVGGDVRDLSVATAGATDAAAGGNAGGDFGNDVGDAVERVVGGDVGGDVRDVSNATDAAAGGNTGGEFGNDIGGDTGGNAVVGGDQPVGGDPVVGAADPVGGAGSGASEIEDTGSHGGRVIEGEVGANAVTETGVNPDIYIRPEETGSAGADGDTGSYVNNAAGADTNEPANGHVDGPDGNPEYTGKEADGVGDEGINAGGSDGDFNGRAERRGKRKI, encoded by the exons ATGAGTGCCACCTACGAGAACTATGTTTATTACAAGAAAGCGCGCCGAAGGTTTTCCATTAAGACCTATATACTTTTGTTTGTCTGGCAGATTTTAGCCATTTTGCAGTGGGCCGTCGTTTGTCTCAT AGATGAAATACGGGACTTCTTCATTGAGTACTATTATATCTGCTTTGTGGCATTTATTTTGGCAGTTCTCCTGTTTGGTATTTTCATATTCGTTGAGAAGCTGCGTTACATCCCggtattgaattttataatctGCTTAATAATT GTCGAGCTGCAAATTATAGCGCTGTTTGCCTTagtcgctcgcacttactggATGGATCTAATAATATTCTTTGTTATATGTTTTGTGCTTCTTTGGCTGTTTATACTGATTGGTTCGGTACTTCCGAGGAAG CTTGACCTGACCTTAGATGTGGCCATATTATTCATTGTTGGCTTTCTGTTCCTAGCTATTGCCATCTATTTTTTGATGTATCGATTCTTGGTACACCAAGTGGagatacattcatacatagtCTTCGAAGTCGCTGTGACCATAATTATTCTGTTT TTTGTGATGTACCATGCGCAGACTATCAACGGCGGTCGATTCGCCGAGATGCGTCTGAACGACGCCTTACTGGGATCGCTAATTCTTTTCCACGACTTCCTTATTATATATTGGTTAACTTTCTACTGGCAAATCCTAGAGAGACCTTTCACGCCCGACGATTGGGAATATTTTTCCACAATGACCGATACGTCCTCAACAGCCAGCACTACTCCTAAAGACTATAAAGATAAAGGGGATGCTAATAAAGTACAAGGCCAGCGTCATCTAGACGACGACCAAGATGATAACGAAGATGAAGTCGAAGATAAGGACGCAGACGACGGCCAAGAGGATGATAAAGAAGAAGACGTTAAGAAAGTTAAAAGTCGAGGCCGAGATCGTGATCAAGAGCAAGAGGAGGACGCAGAAGAGGATGAAGCGCCGAACGCaaatagaagaagaaaacCAAGCTACAACACGGGTGGGGACGATGATAGAGGAACTGGTTCCAAGAGAGGCCCTAGTAAAGCGTCCAGGAGAAGGTTGTATTCACCTAAAAACCCCAAGCTAAACGCACGAGAAAACCCGGATGCAGGTTCTGATGCCGACGCGAGCAGCGGCCATGTTGCTGGCGTAGTTAGTGGGGACAAGGCAGATGGGGCTGCTGGTGGGGTGGTGGACAACGAACCTAAAAGCGCCAGAATTAATGCTGTGGGAGACAAATTAGCTGTCGATGACGCCAGATCCTCCAGTGTAACTACAGTAGAAGGCGCAGAGCCCGGTGCAGCGGCAGATGAAGATGGAGCGCTGTCTGTTGGAGCCTCTGCCGAAGAATCCAAAGCAAATGATGGAGCAGTTGAAGATGCTGAAAGATTGAATGTAGATTTAGCAAGCGGCGCAGCTGAACACGGGCAACACGCAGAAGCTGCTAACGATGCTAGCGGCGCAGGCGCGGGCGCAGGCGCAGATGCTGATGGGGGTGCCAATATGGGTGGGGATGAACAAGAGGGCATAGTAAGCGCTGGAGTGGACGGTGCAGCCGGAGAAGACAATTCAGATAGAAAGGATTCTGTTGATCCGCTGGGAAGAGACCAGTACTCAGGGAATATTAGCGCTGGAAATGATCCCGGTGGTGCCGCCGGTGGTGACGTTGGAGGTGACGTTGGAAGTATCGTTGCTGGTGACGATGCAGGTGACGTTAGAGATGTCAGTGGAGCCGCCTATGGTGCCACCGATGGTGTCGCCGGGGGTAATGCCGGTGGTGACGTTGGAGGTGACGCTGGAAGTGACGTTGGTGGTGATGTTGGAGGTGACGTTGGAGAAAACGTTGGAAATGTCGTTGGTGGTGACGTAAGAAGTGATGTTGGAGGAGACCTTAGAGATATCAGTGGTGCCACCGGTGGTGCCGCCGGGGGGAAAACCGATGGTGACGTTGCAGATGAGGCTAGAAGAGACGTTGGTGGTGATGTTGGAGCTGACGTCGGAGGAGACATTGGAAATGTCGTTGGTGGTGACGTTGGAGGAGACGTTAGAGATCTCAGTGTTGCCACCGCTGGTGCTACCGATGCTGCCGCCGGGGGTAATGCCGGTGGTGATTTTGGAAATGACGTTGGAGATGCCGTTGAAAGAGTCGTTGGTGGTGATGTTGGAGGAGACGTTAGAGATGTCAGTAATGCCACCGATGCTGCCGCCGGGGGTAACACCGGTGGTGAGTTTGGAAATGACATCGGAGGTGACACTGGTGGTAACGCAGTTGTTGGTGGTGATCAACCTGTTGGTGGTGACCCAGTTGTCGGTGCTGCGGACCCCGTAGGTGGCGCTGGCTCAGGCGCAAGTGAAATTGAGGACACAGGTAGTCATGGTGGTAGAGTTATTGAAGGTGAGGTTGGAGCAAATGCAGTAACAGAAACAGGAGTCAAtccagacatatatataaggccAGAAGAAACCGGCAGTGCAGGCGCAGATGGAGACACTGGGAGCTATGTAAATAACGCTGCTGGCGCAGATACGAACGAACCTGCCAATGGTCATGTAGATGGCCCTGATGGAAACCCTGAGTACACTGGTAAAGAGGCAGATGGAGTGGGCGATGAAGGTATCAATGCTGGTGGCTCTGATGGAGACTTCAACGGAAGAGCCGAGCGAAGAGGAAAGCGTAAGATCTGA
- the LOC26531739 gene encoding uncharacterized protein isoform X1, with the protein MYSAHNVYYAYRRARQKFSVKTYLLLFLWLILALVQWVVVCLVESIRDIFWKHYYISIATFLIAILLFALFLFFENLRFNNVVGFIMSFFIVELQIIATFALVARVYWAEMLMYFFICAVLLFIFVAIGIALPRKMDLTLHVALLFILAFLFLLIAVFFLMLHLIVPECEGYAYVLVQIPISITMLFFVMYHAQTIHGRRFAEMRLHDYCLGSLILFHDFLIIFWLTIYWQVWARLVTPSDWGTTTAKTTASARALDLGDDDFAVDYETKPMYMPKRLNQFRPTSNCETADLTITHDFIPSDNKRLTGVPKDSNWANIWAESKQNPVQNSPASGEGMLDEEPARDPNHQKDNSSPENEVDDMNAADKSSTAEYIFDE; encoded by the exons ATGTACTCCGCGCATAATGTCTACTATGCATATAGGAGGGCTCGACAAAAGTTTTCGGTGAAAAcctatttattgttgttcctATGGCTAATCCTGGCATTGGTGCAGTGGGTGGTGGTCTGTCTAGT CGAATCTATAAGGGACATATTCTGGAAGCACTATTACATCAGCATTGCGACATTTCTGATCGCCATTCTGCTCTTCGCACTGTTTCTGTTCTTTGAAAACCTGCGTTTCAATAATGTGGTGGGCTTCATAATGTCGTTTTTCATT GTAGAGCTCCAAATCATTGCGACATTCGCGCTGGTCGCCCGCGTCTATTGGGCGGAAATGCTCATGTACTTTTTTATCTGCGCCGTGCTCCTGTTCATCTTCGTAGCCATAGGCATTGCCTTGCCCAGGAAG ATGGACCTCACGCTCCATGTGGCTCTGCTGTTCATTCTGGCCTTTCTCTTCTTGCTCATCGCCGTCTTCTTCCTTATGCTGCATCTGATAGTGCCCGAGTGCGAGGGCTATGCGTACGTACTCGTCCAGATACCCATCAGCATAACTATGTTGTTT TTTGTCATGTATCATGCGCAAACGATTCACGGGCGGCGCTTTGCGGAGATGCGACTGCATGATTATTGCCTTGGATCGCTGATTCTGTTCCATGACTTTCTTATCATATTTTGGCTGACAATATACTGGCAGGTTTGGGCCAGACTGGTCACGCCCTCTGATTGGGGCACGACCACAGCTAAAACGACCGCTAGTGCCAGGGCTTTAGATCTTGGAGATGACGATTTCGCTGTCGATTACGAGA CTAAGCCGATGTATATGCCGAAGAGATTAAACCAATTTAGACCGACGTCAAATTGCGAGACAGCCGATTTGACGATAACCCACGATTTTATACCGAGTGACAATAAACGCCTTACAGGAGTCCCTAAAGACAGCAACTGGGCTAATATATGGGCTGAGTCAAAGCAGAATCCTGTTCAAAATTCTCCAGCAAGTGGCGAAGGAATGCTAGATGAAGAGCCCGCCAGAGACCCAAACCATCAAAAAGACAATTCAAGTCCAGAAAATGAAGTCGACGACATGAATGCAGCAGATAAATCCTCGACAGCTGAATATATTTTCGATGAATGA
- the LOC26531739 gene encoding uncharacterized protein isoform X2, translating to MLMYFFICAVLLFIFVAIGIALPRKMDLTLHVALLFILAFLFLLIAVFFLMLHLIVPECEGYAYVLVQIPISITMLFFVMYHAQTIHGRRFAEMRLHDYCLGSLILFHDFLIIFWLTIYWQVWARLVTPSDWGTTTAKTTASARALDLGDDDFAVDYETKPMYMPKRLNQFRPTSNCETADLTITHDFIPSDNKRLTGVPKDSNWANIWAESKQNPVQNSPASGEGMLDEEPARDPNHQKDNSSPENEVDDMNAADKSSTAEYIFDE from the exons ATGCTCATGTACTTTTTTATCTGCGCCGTGCTCCTGTTCATCTTCGTAGCCATAGGCATTGCCTTGCCCAGGAAG ATGGACCTCACGCTCCATGTGGCTCTGCTGTTCATTCTGGCCTTTCTCTTCTTGCTCATCGCCGTCTTCTTCCTTATGCTGCATCTGATAGTGCCCGAGTGCGAGGGCTATGCGTACGTACTCGTCCAGATACCCATCAGCATAACTATGTTGTTT TTTGTCATGTATCATGCGCAAACGATTCACGGGCGGCGCTTTGCGGAGATGCGACTGCATGATTATTGCCTTGGATCGCTGATTCTGTTCCATGACTTTCTTATCATATTTTGGCTGACAATATACTGGCAGGTTTGGGCCAGACTGGTCACGCCCTCTGATTGGGGCACGACCACAGCTAAAACGACCGCTAGTGCCAGGGCTTTAGATCTTGGAGATGACGATTTCGCTGTCGATTACGAGA CTAAGCCGATGTATATGCCGAAGAGATTAAACCAATTTAGACCGACGTCAAATTGCGAGACAGCCGATTTGACGATAACCCACGATTTTATACCGAGTGACAATAAACGCCTTACAGGAGTCCCTAAAGACAGCAACTGGGCTAATATATGGGCTGAGTCAAAGCAGAATCCTGTTCAAAATTCTCCAGCAAGTGGCGAAGGAATGCTAGATGAAGAGCCCGCCAGAGACCCAAACCATCAAAAAGACAATTCAAGTCCAGAAAATGAAGTCGACGACATGAATGCAGCAGATAAATCCTCGACAGCTGAATATATTTTCGATGAATGA